A part of Helicobacter himalayensis genomic DNA contains:
- the dnaN gene encoding DNA polymerase III subunit beta has translation MKLSVEKTAFENIIANCQNFLEKRDMSQITAHIYFECFANNTLTIKATDYEIALQAQIQAKVEQEGKATANGRDVLRFIQNLKDEEITLEAKDDTLLIKQGRSKLDLPMYNVEEFPSLPEYEANQKLHIESFKFLDSMDKINSAVDTNNPKYELNGALIDIKEYSFNFVATDTRRLAIVKYESQGINTLTLIISKRSINEILKLTKKETELEIFYNQTHIITKCEQFTFFGKVISGKYPDYEKIIPKEFKNTIELPKDAFLEAVNVVKSLSDKIKINLQPNEILFESLSDKNHKASTQMEFNTGVEEFIFGIDSRYLIDFIKQTDSAKFTLALNETNMPITLIDNNFNTIIMPIIL, from the coding sequence ATGAAACTTAGCGTTGAAAAAACTGCGTTTGAAAATATCATCGCAAATTGCCAAAATTTCTTAGAAAAAAGAGATATGTCCCAAATCACTGCACATATTTATTTTGAATGCTTTGCAAATAATACGCTCACTATCAAAGCCACAGATTATGAAATCGCTTTACAAGCGCAGATTCAAGCAAAAGTCGAACAAGAAGGCAAAGCAACAGCAAACGGAAGAGATGTTTTACGCTTTATTCAGAATCTCAAAGACGAGGAAATCACATTAGAAGCAAAAGATGATACACTCCTTATCAAACAAGGACGCTCAAAGCTTGATTTGCCAATGTATAATGTCGAAGAATTCCCAAGTTTGCCAGAATATGAAGCAAACCAAAAACTGCATATTGAATCTTTTAAATTCTTAGATTCTATGGATAAAATTAATTCTGCAGTGGATACAAATAACCCAAAATACGAACTTAATGGCGCTTTGATTGATATTAAAGAATATTCTTTCAACTTTGTGGCGACAGATACAAGACGTCTAGCAATTGTAAAATATGAAAGTCAAGGCATTAATACCTTAACACTTATTATTTCTAAGCGCTCAATTAATGAGATTTTAAAACTTACAAAAAAAGAAACAGAGCTTGAAATTTTTTACAATCAAACGCATATCATCACCAAATGTGAGCAATTTACTTTCTTTGGTAAGGTTATTAGTGGAAAATATCCAGATTATGAAAAAATCATTCCAAAAGAGTTCAAAAACACCATCGAACTTCCAAAAGATGCTTTCTTAGAAGCTGTGAATGTCGTCAAATCACTTTCTGATAAAATCAAAATTAATCTCCAACCAAATGAAATTCTCTTTGAATCTCTGAGTGATAAAAATCACAAAGCTTCTACGCAAATGGAATTTAACACAGGTGTTGAAGAATTTATTTTCGGGATAGATTCTAGATATTTGATTGATTTTATCAAGCAAACTGATAGTGCGAAATTTACCCTTGCACTCAATGAAACAAATATGCCAATAACACTCATTGATAATAATTTTAATACCATCATTATGCCAATTATTCTTTAA
- the gyrB gene encoding DNA topoisomerase (ATP-hydrolyzing) subunit B produces MQDLPKEYKGSNIKVLKGLEAVRKRPGMYIGDTNIGGLHHMVYEVVDNSIDEAMAGYCTHIRVTLTESGSAIIEDNGRGIPVDMHPTENMPAATVVLTVLHAGGKFDQDSYKVSGGLHGVGVSVVNALSSKLIMTIKKDGNIYRQEFAKGIPQTDLEIIGQTNERGTTIEFFPDSEIMEVLEFNKETLSRRFKEIAYLNKNVTISFYDEHSAFEEIYHFEGGLLQFVQDLNHKPFVSQIITFETLEQDVEVEIALAYNDGYDEKVLSFVNNIRTPEGGTHEAGFRAGLSRAIMAYIDANANAREKDSKITGDDVREGLVAIVSTKVIEPQFEGQTKGKLGSSFVKPIVQKLTYEKISKFFEENPNDAKAIMQKAIMAARGREAAKKARDLTRKKENFSVGTLPGKLADCQSKDPTESEIYLVEGDSAGGSAKQGRDRGYQAILPLRGKILNVEKSRLDKILKSDEIKNMITAFGCGIGEEFNLEKLRYHKIIIMTDADVDGSHIQTLLMTFFYRYLKPLIENGHIYIAQPPLYRFKKGKKEIYLKDEKALSEYLIENGISNFSFEGVGNAELLEILKFISHYRFILKELEKRHSMIEVVKYLIENPHLQTDDYQKLYKDIEEFLQTKQYNILNKVIAQDFLKLYVQTRTGLVELEVNENLWCDSLYEEARFIYEKIKQRDLEFLKDKDMITLLEEIESSAKKDAYIQRYKGLGEMNPEQLWETTMTPTNRTLLRVSLEDDIKADEIFTLFMGDEVEPRRAYIQNHAKDVKHLDV; encoded by the coding sequence ATGCAAGATTTACCAAAAGAATATAAAGGAAGTAATATCAAGGTCCTAAAAGGACTTGAAGCTGTGCGCAAACGTCCGGGAATGTATATTGGTGATACGAATATAGGCGGGTTACACCATATGGTTTATGAAGTGGTGGATAACTCTATCGATGAAGCGATGGCAGGTTATTGCACGCATATTCGTGTAACTTTGACAGAATCTGGAAGTGCGATTATTGAAGATAATGGACGCGGAATCCCAGTAGATATGCACCCAACGGAAAATATGCCAGCAGCAACGGTTGTTTTAACCGTTTTGCACGCAGGTGGGAAATTTGACCAAGATTCTTATAAAGTTTCGGGTGGCTTGCATGGTGTGGGCGTATCAGTGGTAAATGCACTTTCAAGTAAGCTTATTATGACGATTAAAAAAGATGGCAATATTTACCGCCAAGAGTTTGCAAAGGGAATCCCACAAACTGATTTAGAAATTATCGGACAGACAAATGAGCGTGGAACAACGATAGAATTTTTTCCAGATTCTGAAATTATGGAAGTATTAGAGTTTAATAAAGAGACACTTTCACGTCGGTTTAAAGAGATTGCTTACCTTAATAAAAATGTCACAATTAGCTTTTATGATGAGCACTCTGCATTTGAGGAAATCTATCATTTTGAAGGTGGATTATTGCAATTTGTCCAAGATCTCAATCACAAGCCTTTTGTTTCACAAATCATCACTTTTGAAACTTTAGAACAAGATGTCGAGGTTGAAATCGCGCTAGCTTACAATGATGGTTATGATGAAAAAGTATTAAGCTTTGTAAATAATATTCGCACGCCAGAAGGTGGCACGCACGAAGCAGGATTCCGCGCGGGGCTTAGTAGAGCGATTATGGCATATATTGATGCCAACGCCAATGCGCGCGAGAAAGATTCCAAAATCACAGGCGATGATGTGCGTGAGGGCTTAGTGGCGATTGTTTCTACAAAAGTCATCGAACCACAATTTGAAGGACAAACAAAAGGCAAGCTTGGAAGTTCTTTTGTTAAGCCAATTGTGCAAAAGCTCACTTATGAGAAGATTTCAAAATTCTTTGAAGAGAATCCAAATGATGCAAAAGCCATAATGCAAAAAGCCATAATGGCGGCACGTGGGCGTGAAGCAGCCAAAAAAGCGCGGGATTTGACGCGTAAAAAAGAGAACTTTTCTGTCGGGACATTGCCGGGAAAATTAGCCGATTGTCAAAGTAAAGATCCGACAGAATCTGAAATTTATCTAGTAGAAGGAGATTCTGCAGGGGGTAGTGCAAAGCAAGGACGCGATAGAGGTTATCAAGCGATTTTGCCACTGCGTGGGAAGATTCTTAATGTGGAAAAATCGCGTCTTGATAAGATTCTAAAAAGTGATGAAATTAAAAATATGATTACAGCCTTTGGGTGTGGGATTGGTGAGGAATTTAACCTAGAAAAATTGCGCTATCATAAAATCATCATTATGACAGATGCTGATGTTGATGGAAGTCATATACAAACGCTTTTGATGACATTTTTTTACCGCTATTTAAAGCCGCTTATTGAAAATGGGCATATTTATATCGCGCAACCGCCACTTTACCGCTTTAAAAAGGGTAAAAAAGAGATTTATCTCAAAGATGAAAAGGCGTTAAGCGAATATCTCATTGAAAATGGCATTAGTAACTTTAGCTTTGAAGGTGTAGGAAATGCCGAACTTTTAGAGATTCTTAAATTTATCTCGCATTATCGCTTTATCTTAAAAGAACTTGAAAAGCGCCATTCTATGATAGAGGTTGTGAAATATCTTATTGAGAATCCGCATTTGCAAACTGATGATTATCAAAAACTCTACAAAGATATAGAGGAGTTTTTGCAAACAAAGCAATACAATATTCTTAATAAAGTCATTGCACAAGATTTTCTTAAACTCTATGTGCAAACGCGCACAGGCTTAGTAGAGCTAGAAGTCAATGAAAACTTATGGTGTGATAGTTTGTATGAAGAAGCGCGCTTTATTTATGAAAAAATCAAGCAAAGGGATTTAGAATTTTTAAAAGATAAGGATATGATTACCTTGCTTGAAGAGATAGAATCTAGCGCAAAAAAAGATGCCTATATTCAACGTTATAAAGGTTTGGGCGAAATGAATCCTGAGCAACTATGGGAAACAACTATGACACCGACTAATCGCACGCTTTTACGCGTAAGTTTAGAAGATGATATAAAGGCTGATGAAATTTTTACACTTTTTATGGGAGATGAGGTTGAGCCTAGAAGGGCTTATATCCAAAACCATGCAAAAGATGTCAAGCACCTTGATGTATAG
- the polA gene encoding DNA polymerase I, with protein MKTITIIDTFGFFFRSFFALPPLKNKKGFPTGLLLGFCNLLNSLYKSGRCDYIIFALEGGGVNRRKILYPRYKQNRQPTPQDLLLQLPIAIKWIEQMSFLNISIEGYEADDIIACVAQKAHTKDLDVCIISHDKDLYQLIDSRTYIYDPIKKIEIRENECEEKFGVLPSEFIDYQSLVGDSSDNVVGVKGIGSKSACKLIKHFGSIESMYARSDEIGKVLTPRLTKIILDSKEDAFLSKQLVTLVKDIDINVDFSACAMPKENPLLRIVDELHKYDFNGILTKIQGPKFHYFTPKKSLDKALKETEELRKNFVYEWEVVSSQERLFTLLDSLQEGQLLGFDTESDGLDTKEAHIVGFSFCMDSQKGYYVPIGHTYLSVGPQISRKVAKEAIQKIFTHTIIGHNLKFDISLIWQNFRIKPKGEIIDTMVLAWLFDSAKPVGLDKQMLQWFDYKMLSFDEVVDKKQTFADIDLEIAGKYAAEDAVATFCLYEKLESECKRRGLISILELARKLEFPFINVLMQMEMEGIKIDTLLFEELNMGLTKILSNLTYKIYDYVGENFNINSPQQLSNILFNKLGLQSGRSVKGGLSTDEQTLNNIVDSHPVISCLLEYREMNKLKNTYVEPLLKYAKQNSEHKIYTSFLQTGTVTGRLSSKAPNLQNIPVRSEYGRKVREGFIAQENCKLISVDYSQIELRLLAHFSEDSHLLEAFKADKDIHYETALRLFGESQAQQKRFIAKSINFGLIYGMGAKKLAQTLKIQFKEARAYIDSYFELFPTVKDYLSKQKEFLLENGYTQTLLGRKRYFDFQGATEFMKANYLREGINCIFQGSAADLIKLCMYKIYKKYQHSELKMLLQVHDELIFQAPKEKAQNFIPEIESLMNSIYTLKVPLKCSVSIGDNWADLK; from the coding sequence ATGAAAACTATCACCATCATCGATACTTTTGGCTTTTTTTTTCGTTCATTTTTTGCCCTACCTCCGCTAAAAAATAAAAAAGGCTTTCCTACGGGTTTGCTTTTAGGATTTTGTAATTTGCTTAATTCCCTTTATAAATCTGGGCGGTGTGATTATATTATTTTTGCTCTTGAAGGAGGAGGGGTAAATCGTCGCAAAATTCTATATCCTCGCTATAAGCAGAACCGCCAACCAACACCACAAGATTTGCTTTTACAGCTACCAATTGCAATTAAGTGGATTGAGCAAATGAGCTTTTTAAATATTAGCATTGAAGGCTATGAGGCTGATGATATTATCGCTTGCGTTGCACAAAAAGCACACACAAAAGATTTAGATGTGTGTATTATCAGCCATGATAAGGATCTTTATCAACTCATAGATTCCCGCACCTACATTTATGATCCAATCAAAAAAATAGAGATTAGGGAAAATGAGTGCGAGGAAAAGTTTGGCGTGTTACCGAGTGAATTTATCGATTATCAAAGTTTGGTGGGCGATAGTAGCGATAATGTCGTGGGTGTGAAAGGTATAGGCTCAAAAAGCGCGTGCAAGCTTATCAAACATTTTGGCAGTATTGAATCTATGTATGCGCGCAGTGATGAGATTGGAAAGGTGCTAACACCGCGTTTGACTAAGATTATTTTAGATTCTAAAGAAGATGCATTTTTGTCAAAACAACTTGTCACACTTGTTAAAGATATTGATATAAATGTGGATTTTAGCGCGTGTGCGATGCCAAAGGAGAATCCACTTTTAAGGATTGTTGATGAATTGCACAAATATGATTTTAATGGCATTTTGACAAAGATACAAGGTCCAAAGTTTCATTATTTCACACCCAAAAAATCCCTTGATAAAGCGTTAAAAGAAACTGAAGAATTACGAAAAAACTTTGTGTATGAATGGGAAGTAGTGAGCTCACAAGAGCGACTTTTTACTTTGCTAGATTCTCTACAAGAGGGTCAATTACTAGGCTTTGATACAGAATCTGACGGATTAGATACAAAAGAAGCGCATATCGTCGGCTTTAGCTTTTGTATGGATTCCCAAAAAGGCTATTATGTGCCAATTGGACATACTTATTTGAGCGTTGGTCCTCAAATATCAAGAAAAGTGGCAAAAGAGGCGATTCAAAAAATATTCACTCATACCATTATCGGGCATAATCTTAAATTTGATATTTCACTCATTTGGCAAAATTTTAGGATTAAGCCAAAAGGTGAGATTATCGATACAATGGTGCTTGCGTGGCTTTTTGATAGTGCAAAGCCTGTGGGACTTGATAAGCAAATGTTGCAGTGGTTTGATTACAAAATGCTAAGTTTTGATGAAGTGGTGGATAAGAAGCAAACTTTTGCAGATATTGATTTAGAAATCGCGGGAAAATATGCCGCAGAAGATGCTGTGGCGACATTTTGTTTGTATGAAAAATTAGAATCTGAATGTAAAAGAAGAGGCTTGATAAGTATTTTAGAGCTTGCAAGGAAGCTAGAATTTCCATTTATAAATGTTTTGATGCAAATGGAGATGGAGGGCATTAAAATTGACACTTTGCTTTTTGAAGAGCTTAATATGGGCTTGACAAAGATTCTTAGCAACCTTACTTATAAGATTTATGACTATGTGGGAGAAAATTTCAATATCAATTCCCCCCAACAACTTTCAAACATTCTTTTCAATAAGCTTGGCTTGCAAAGCGGGCGCAGTGTGAAAGGAGGCTTAAGCACAGATGAGCAAACGCTCAATAATATTGTGGATTCTCACCCTGTGATTTCTTGCCTGCTTGAATATAGAGAAATGAATAAGCTTAAAAATACTTATGTAGAGCCACTGTTAAAATATGCCAAACAAAATAGCGAACATAAGATTTATACTTCGTTTTTACAAACTGGCACGGTGACGGGAAGACTAAGCTCAAAAGCACCAAATCTACAAAATATCCCTGTAAGAAGTGAATATGGGCGCAAGGTGCGTGAGGGCTTCATCGCGCAGGAAAATTGCAAGCTTATAAGCGTTGATTATTCTCAGATAGAATTGCGACTTTTGGCGCATTTTAGCGAAGATTCTCATCTTTTGGAGGCTTTTAAGGCGGATAAGGATATTCATTATGAAACCGCACTAAGGCTTTTTGGAGAATCTCAAGCCCAGCAAAAGCGATTCATTGCAAAAAGTATAAATTTCGGGCTTATCTATGGTATGGGTGCTAAGAAGCTCGCCCAGACGCTAAAAATCCAATTTAAAGAGGCACGGGCGTATATTGATAGCTATTTTGAGCTTTTTCCAACGGTGAAAGATTATCTTTCAAAACAAAAAGAATTTTTACTAGAAAATGGCTATACACAAACACTTTTAGGACGCAAGCGGTATTTTGATTTTCAAGGCGCTACGGAATTTATGAAGGCAAATTATTTGCGTGAGGGGATAAATTGTATTTTTCAGGGAAGTGCGGCGGATTTGATTAAACTTTGTATGTATAAAATTTACAAAAAATATCAGCATAGCGAACTTAAAATGTTGCTTCAAGTACATGATGAGCTGATTTTCCAAGCACCAAAAGAAAAAGCACAGAATTTTATTCCAGAGATAGAATCTTTAATGAATTCCATCTATACGCTCAAAGTTCCGTTGAAATGCTCTGTAAGCATAGGGGATAATTGGGCGGATTTGAAGTAA
- the rpoD gene encoding RNA polymerase sigma factor RpoD, producing MAKQNDIFTDEELEIDLNDESKSADKQNKKTKEAMQSLESFFKEEESSYITYEKIAQILTKAPTSVQVKKIRDMAKKYKKELLSSSEAAKKLNIEDKIKSQEERKKILDEELEEEFDFTKERELLEWSRSDSPVRMYLREMGQIPLLTKEEEIDLSKKIELGESTILDAICSVPYLIDFIYDYKDALINRERRVKELFKSFDEEEDEGEEESDETEEIENDEENVGKKVISKKDQKRIEKVLENFKALDKAKKDWLKVLNSEEENAKTDEDGLVYILLLAHKKQILKDRLLDLGPTSKLINELVKAMENTLKSGNGFEKELKRLEYKLPLFNETLIQNHQKILANITNMSRDEIAASVPETTMVSVYVELKKLFQTKEASEGGFNLEPEKLKEILEQIKRGKNISDTAKAKMAKSNLRLVVSIAKRYTNRGLPFLDLIQEGNIGLMKAVDKFEYKKGFKFSTYATWWIRQAISRAIADQARTIRIPIHMIETINRIHKIMRKYIQENGKEPDVEFIAEEVGLPVDKVKNVIKITKEPISLEAPIGNDDDGKFGDFVEDKSLMGPMDFILKEDLKVQIDEVLEQLNDREKAVIRMRFGLLDDESDRTLEEIGKELNVTRERVRQIESSAIKKLKHPKVGRKLKNYIEE from the coding sequence ATGGCAAAGCAAAATGATATTTTTACTGATGAAGAATTAGAAATTGATTTAAATGACGAAAGCAAAAGCGCGGATAAACAAAATAAAAAGACAAAAGAGGCTATGCAAAGCTTAGAATCTTTTTTCAAAGAAGAGGAGAGTAGCTATATCACTTATGAAAAAATCGCGCAGATTCTCACCAAAGCCCCAACAAGTGTGCAGGTAAAAAAAATCCGTGATATGGCAAAAAAATACAAAAAAGAATTGCTTTCTTCCTCTGAGGCGGCAAAAAAACTTAATATCGAGGACAAAATCAAATCCCAAGAAGAGCGCAAAAAGATTTTAGATGAGGAGTTGGAGGAGGAGTTTGACTTCACCAAAGAGCGCGAGTTGTTAGAATGGAGCAGAAGCGATAGCCCGGTGAGAATGTATTTGCGCGAGATGGGACAGATTCCACTTTTGACAAAGGAAGAGGAAATTGATTTGTCAAAAAAAATCGAGCTAGGCGAAAGCACGATTTTAGATGCGATTTGCTCTGTGCCATATTTGATTGATTTTATTTATGATTATAAAGATGCGCTGATTAATAGAGAACGTCGTGTCAAAGAGCTTTTCAAAAGTTTTGATGAAGAAGAAGATGAGGGCGAAGAGGAAAGTGATGAGACAGAAGAGATTGAAAATGATGAGGAAAATGTAGGAAAAAAAGTCATTAGTAAAAAAGATCAAAAGCGTATAGAAAAGGTACTTGAAAACTTCAAAGCGCTTGACAAAGCCAAAAAAGATTGGCTTAAAGTGCTAAATTCTGAGGAAGAAAATGCAAAGACTGATGAAGATGGGCTTGTGTATATTTTACTTTTGGCGCATAAAAAGCAGATTCTAAAAGATAGATTGCTTGATTTAGGACCGACAAGTAAGCTCATAAATGAGCTTGTAAAAGCAATGGAAAATACATTAAAAAGTGGCAATGGCTTTGAAAAAGAACTCAAACGTCTTGAATATAAACTTCCATTATTTAACGAAACATTGATACAAAATCACCAAAAGATTCTCGCAAATATTACAAATATGAGTCGTGATGAAATCGCTGCAAGCGTGCCAGAAACGACAATGGTAAGCGTGTATGTGGAATTAAAGAAGCTCTTTCAAACAAAAGAAGCAAGTGAGGGGGGTTTTAACCTAGAGCCTGAAAAATTGAAAGAAATTTTAGAACAAATAAAACGTGGAAAAAATATCTCTGATACAGCAAAGGCAAAAATGGCAAAGTCAAATTTGCGCCTTGTGGTGAGTATCGCAAAGCGCTATACAAATCGTGGATTGCCGTTTTTGGACTTGATACAAGAGGGAAATATTGGGCTTATGAAAGCAGTTGATAAGTTTGAATACAAAAAAGGCTTTAAATTTTCAACTTATGCTACTTGGTGGATTAGGCAGGCGATCTCACGTGCGATAGCCGATCAAGCGCGCACGATACGCATTCCGATACATATGATTGAAACGATTAATAGAATCCACAAAATTATGCGTAAATACATACAAGAAAATGGTAAAGAGCCAGATGTGGAATTTATCGCCGAGGAAGTGGGTTTGCCGGTGGATAAGGTAAAAAATGTCATTAAAATCACCAAAGAGCCTATAAGCCTTGAAGCACCTATCGGCAATGACGATGATGGGAAATTTGGGGATTTTGTGGAGGATAAAAGCTTGATGGGACCGATGGATTTTATACTCAAAGAGGATTTAAAAGTGCAAATTGATGAGGTGCTAGAGCAGCTTAATGATAGAGAAAAGGCGGTTATCCGAATGCGCTTTGGACTGCTTGATGATGAGAGCGACCGCACATTAGAAGAAATTGGCAAAGAACTCAATGTAACGCGTGAGCGTGTGCGCCAGATAGAATCCAGCGCGATTAAAAAGCTTAAACACCCAAAAGTCGGCAGAAAGCTTAAAAATTATATTGAGGAGTAG
- a CDS encoding type II restriction enzyme: protein MANKKHLVLESLWQHCQKENNFIFHNDLVKEICKKHNFGNPFDVTKLDSIEKLPRIFQANDICVLHLGKGYHQFIKGINKLYHCFESLQDSKKWQYKKSLLNEYNDSESNILSVANNQRILHHFLFGADLEFENLSIENRPKTYFPHRTKTTLHYYFDTQEIIAQNQQIEIDLTLEYQGVIGIFEAKNGTPKNFNIYQIYHPFISIITILV from the coding sequence ATGGCAAATAAAAAACATTTGGTTTTAGAATCTCTGTGGCAACATTGTCAAAAGGAAAATAATTTTATTTTTCACAATGATTTAGTGAAAGAAATATGTAAAAAACACAACTTTGGCAATCCTTTTGATGTAACAAAATTAGATTCTATTGAAAAATTACCCCGCATATTCCAAGCAAATGATATATGTGTTTTACATTTAGGCAAGGGGTATCATCAATTTATTAAGGGCATAAACAAGCTTTATCATTGCTTTGAATCCTTGCAAGATTCCAAAAAATGGCAGTATAAAAAGAGTTTGCTTAATGAATATAATGATAGTGAAAGCAATATTTTAAGCGTGGCAAATAATCAAAGGATTTTGCACCATTTTTTGTTTGGAGCAGATTTAGAATTTGAGAATCTAAGTATAGAAAACCGCCCTAAAACCTATTTTCCACACCGCACAAAAACAACTTTACATTATTATTTTGATACCCAAGAAATCATTGCACAAAACCAACAAATCGAAATTGATTTAACCCTTGAATATCAAGGTGTTATAGGAATCTTTGAAGCAAAAAACGGAACACCAAAAAATTTTAATATTTATCAAATTTATCACCCTTTTATCTCTATTATTACAATTCTGGTTTAG
- a CDS encoding DNA-methyltransferase, whose product MIELNTLYNDDVLKVLKSLPDSSLDMIYGDPDYNVGINYNGSKYTQKWEDYIAWYCELAQESMRVLKPSGNLFMMNYPKQNAYLRVKCLDSISYDVQDYVWVYNTNVGHSKRRLTTAHRSILHATKSKENHFYKDNIALPYQNPTDKRILQRLADGHKGRMPYSWFYFDLVKNVSKDKTFHSCQIPLKLVEMLILSCTNEGDSVFILFGGSGGEIMLCENLKRQWLSCELHKPYYEMILDRLANQGKIKEKFKLPSFQKHTQDNALF is encoded by the coding sequence ATGATTGAGCTTAACACACTTTATAATGATGATGTTTTAAAAGTCCTAAAGTCTCTGCCTGATTCTAGCCTAGATATGATTTATGGTGATCCTGATTATAATGTAGGTATTAACTATAATGGCTCGAAATACACGCAAAAATGGGAAGATTATATCGCTTGGTATTGTGAGTTGGCACAAGAATCTATGCGGGTTTTAAAGCCTAGTGGAAATCTTTTTATGATGAATTATCCTAAGCAAAATGCGTATTTGCGCGTGAAATGTTTGGATTCTATCAGCTATGATGTGCAAGATTATGTATGGGTGTATAATACAAATGTAGGGCATAGTAAAAGGCGACTTACAACTGCACACAGAAGTATTTTGCACGCAACAAAAAGCAAAGAAAATCATTTCTATAAAGACAATATTGCCCTGCCCTATCAAAATCCAACAGATAAAAGAATCTTGCAAAGACTAGCAGATGGGCATAAGGGCAGAATGCCTTATTCGTGGTTTTATTTTGATTTAGTAAAAAATGTAAGCAAAGATAAAACTTTCCATTCTTGTCAAATCCCCTTAAAACTTGTAGAAATGCTTATCTTATCTTGCACTAATGAGGGAGATTCTGTGTTTATTTTATTTGGTGGAAGTGGTGGAGAGATTATGCTATGTGAAAACCTTAAACGACAATGGCTAAGCTGTGAATTACATAAACCTTATTATGAAATGATACTTGATAGATTAGCAAATCAAGGAAAAATCAAGGAAAAATTCAAGCTACCAAGCTTTCAAAAACACACGCAAGATAATGCGCTTTTTTGA